The genomic DNA CCATGGTGGTGCCCTCGGCACGCGGATCGCCGACGACGACCCGCTGCTCGATCCGGTCCCGGAGCGCCTCGACGACGGCCTGCTCGCGGCCCTTCGGGACGATCGTGCGGCGGATGGCAGTGCACTTCTGCCCGGCCTTGACGGTCATCTCCGTCACCACGGCCTTGATGAAGGCCTCAAACTCCGGGGTGCCGGGCTCCGCGTCCGGGCCGAGGATCGCGGCGTTCAGGGAATCCGTTTCCGAGGTGAAGCGGACGCCACCCTCGATCACGTTTGGATGGGACTTGAGCCGGTTGGCCGTGCTGGCGGAGCCCGTGAAGGAGAGCATGTCCCGATAGTCCATGACGTCCAGCAGCTCCCGGGCCGAGCCGGAGATGAGCTGGATGGAGCCGGCCGGCAGAATGCCGGAGTCCACCATGAAGCGCACGCAGGCCTCCGTCAGGTGGCCGGTGGGGGTGGCCGGCTTGACGATCGTGGGGACGCCAGCGATGAAGGCGGGGGCGAACTTCTCCAGCATGCCCCAGACGGGGAAATTGAAGGCGTTGATCTGGGCGGCGACGCCAGGAATGCGAGTGTAGATGTGAGTTCCGAGGAAGGACCCGTCCTTGGACAGGGGCTCGGCCGGACCGTCGAGGACCACGTTGGAGTTCGGCATCTCGCGGCGGCCCTTGGAACTGAAGGTGAAGAGCACGCCGATGCCGCCGTCGATATCCACCATGGAGTCGATCTTGGTGGCGCCGGTGCCGAAGGACACCTCGTAGAGCTCCTTGCGGTGCTCGTTGAGGTAGATCGCCAGTTCCTTGAGCTTGAGCGCGCGCTCGTGCAGCGTCAGCTGCCCGAGTTCCCGCTGGCCCACCGTCCGGGCGTGCTCCACCATGGCCGGCAGGTCGAGGCCGTCGGAGCCGAAGCGTGCGACGATCTCGCCGGTGTTGGCGTCGCGAACGTCGGCCGTCCGGCTGTCCTCAGCGGGGGTCCACCACGTGTCCTGCACGTAGCTGGGCACAATCTGGGTTGTCATCGGCGACAATTCCTTCCTGAACGATCGGTCAGTAATCAGGTTTAGCGTAGCAGGGATCACACCAGCGCACTAGTGAGATGCCACCGCCGGCTGGGCGCGAGCTGTTGCGCGAAGTCCTCGTCATGGCTCACGAAGACGACGGCGCCGCCAAACCCCTCGAGGGCCGTCACCAGTTGACCCACCGAGGCGTGATCGAGGTTGTTCGTCGGCTCGTCCAAGATCAGCAACTGCGGCGCCGGATCCGCCAACAGGAGGCGAGCCAAGGCCACCCGGAAGCGCTCACCACCCGAGAGCTGCCCCACGGCGTCGTTCACGCGGTCGCCGCGCAGGTGAAAGCGCGCCAACTGGGCCCGCACTTGGGCCTGGGTGCCGCTCGTGGCGATCTGCTCGGCCACCGTGAGGTCGTCACGCAACCCCTCCCACGCACCGTCCGCGTCGAGCTGTTGCCGGAGCCACCCCAGCGGGACGCGCGCCCCGGCCGCCACCTGAGCCAAGAGCGTGGACTTGCCGACGCCGTTGCGGCCTGTCACCCACACGCGTTCCGGCCCGCGGATCGAGAGGTAAGCATCGGCCGCGTCGAGGCGGGTTCCCTCCGGCAGCCTGAGCGAGTTGAGCGCGACGTCGAGGACGACGCGCTGGGCCGCGATCTCCGTGCCCGGCAGGTCAATCGAAATGGACAGATCCGCGGGAACGGACTCGTGAGCAGCCTCGAGCTCGGCGCGCGCCCGCTCCTGACGGCTCGCGAGCTGGGCCCGGAGCTTTCCTCCCGCGGCCTCGGCGTCACTCCGGCGAGCGTTGGCGAGGATTTTCGGCAGACCGTCGGCCGCCTCTCGGCCCGCCCGGGCGCGGCGGGCCATTGCCGTCTCGGCCGCGGTGCGGCGCTGGCGCTCCGCGTTGACCACCGCCCTCGCGTCCCGCACGCGCCGCTCGGCGGCCTGACGCTCCACCTCGGACTCCCGCTGGTAGACCTCCCAGGCACTCTCTGCCGCCGCGGCCCCAAACTGCCGCACGACGACGCCGTCGGCGGCCATGGACCGCACGCGCCGCGGCCGCAACTCGAGGATGGTCTGAACCCGGCGCAGGATGGCGACGTCGTGGGTCGCCACCACCAGCGTGCCAGCATCCCACTGCTCCACCGTCTCGGCGAACCGCGCCTGGGCGACGGCATCGAGATTGTTGGTCGGCTCATCACACAGCGTCAGGGCGGCCGCGCGGCGCTCGAGGCCCGCCAGCGCGGCGATCGTCGCCTCACCTCCGGAGAGGCTCGCGAGTGGCCGCACCAGCAGGTCCGCGCTGGCTCTGACCCCGTACGTCCCCAGCAAGGCCACGAGGTGCTCCTCGAGATCCCACGCATCGCCGACGCAGTGGAACGCTTCGTCGAGCTCGTCCTCCGGCACGCTCCCGGCGAGGATCCTGTGCAGCGCCTCGAGCTGCTGCTCGACACCCAGCACATGGGCCACCGTCCGGTCCCGCGAACGGGCCACGTGCTGAGGCAGGTAGGCCACATCCTGCGGTGCCACGACGTGCCCGGACGTCGGGCGCAACTCGCCGGCGGCCACGCGGAGGAGGGCTGACTTGCCGAGGCCATTGGAACCAACGACGCCGACGGTCCCGGTCAGCGTGACGGAGAGGTCCGCGAAGACGTTGCGGCCATTCGGCCACGTCAGGCCGAGGTGGTCAAAGGTGAGAGAAGAATCATTTCGTAATGGGCGTGAAGGCATGGGCGCTCCCGAGGTTGAGGTGGGCGCACCAGCGGTTGGCGGCGCGCTTTAGGCGGGTCGGCGCGCTGTCTTCACTGCATCAACTCCCGGATCGGCCATCACGAACCTCACCAGCATAGGCGATTGGTTGATCTTTGCCAATCAGTGAGCGGCGCATTGCCACACCGGCGCGCGCAATCTATCGGACACCCTGAGACTTGAATTAGGTACCAGATGTGTGCGCTTAATGTTCCGGCTTTAGGTAAGCCTTACTTAAACATTGAAGTGTCAGCGCTCCCGTCGTGCACCGAGAGTGCACGTCAGGAGCCAACATCAGGAGAGTTCATGACTGAAGTGAACGCCGCCGGTGACGCCACCCGGCCACACGCCCTCGGCCGGCTCGACGCCGTCGTCGCCGAGCCACATCCGCTCGCCGCAGCCAATCAGCTGCTCGCGGGTGAGACGGTGCACCAGTACATCGCCGAGTCCGGCGCGGCCACCCTCCTCGCGGCGTCCGCCATCACCGGCGCTCAGGGGCCCACTACCGGCCCGACGCCCGAGGCTCTGTCCCACCGAATTGACGCCGTGGACCTCGGCACGCCGCTCGGCGACACGAATGCCGCGCTCGCGGAGGCCCAGCACCTCTACCTCGACGACGCCGTCTACTTCCACCACCCCCGCTACCAGGCGCACCTGAATTGCCCGGTACTCATCCCCGCGGTGGCGGCCGAGGCGCTGGTGACCAGCATCAATTCCTCGCTGGACACGTGGGACCAGTCGGCCGGCGGCACTCTGATCGAACGCCGCCTCACCCGCTGGGCCGCTGACCTCATCGGATTCGGCCCCACCGCCGACGGCATCTTTACCTCCGGCGGCACCCAGTCCAATCTGCAAGCCCTCCTCATTGCCCGTAATCGGGCGGTCGCCCCACGCTCCGGACCCTTGCCTCAGCGGCTTATGGGGCTGCGGATCTACGCCTCCACTCAGGCCCACTTCAGCATTCGCAACGCCGCCACACTGCTGGGACTCGGCGAAGACGCCGTCGTGCCAGTCCCCACCGATGCTCACCGGCGGCTCGACGCCGCCGCACTGCGCGCGGCCGTCGAGCGGGACGTGGCCGCGGGCCACACCCCGATGGCCATCGTGGCCACGGCGGGAACCACCGACTTTGGGGCGATCGATCCGCTGGCCGCCTGCGCAGACCTCGCCGCGGAACACGGCGCGTGGTTCCACGTCGATGCCGCGTATGGTTGCGGACTGCTCATCTCCCGCCGGCGCGATCGCCTCGCCGGGATCGAGCGCGCCGACTCGGTGACCACCGACTTCCACAAGTCCTTCTTCCAGCCGATCGGCTCCAGCGCGCTGCTGCTGGCCGACGGCACCGACTTTGGGCACATCACGCACTACGCCGACTACCTCAACCCTGCGGCCGAGGCCGGCACCGTGCCCAACCAGGTGGACAAGTCCCTGCAGACCACGCGGCGGTTTGATGCGCTCAAGCTCTGGATCTCCCTGCGCTCGCTCGGCGCCGAGGCGATGGGTGCGCTCTTCGATGAGTTGATCGACCTCGCCGAAACCGCTGCCGACCGCGTCGACGCCCACCCGCGCTTGGAGCTCGCCGCGCCGGCCCAGTTAAGCACCGTGGTGTTCCGCTTCCGGCCCGCGGCCCACGACGCCGGGTCCCCGGCCGCGCTGGACGCCCTGCAGGATCGCATCCGGGCCGCGCTCTATGCCTCCGGCGAGGCGATGGTGGCCGCGACAACGGTGGACGGAGCCCGCCACCTGAAGCTCACCCTGCTCAATCCCCGCGCCCGCATGGCGGACCTCGAGGCGGTGCTCGAGGCCGTCGTCGCGGCCGGCGAGCGCCTCAGCCAGGAGGTGGCGGCATGATGTATGACGCCGTCGGAATCGGTGCTGGCCCCTTCAACCTGGGATTCGCCGCGCTCGCGGACGGCGCGCCCGAGCTCTCCGTGGCCGTCTTTGAGGCGGCCGAGGACTTCGCCTGGCACCCGGGCATGATGCTGCCGGGAACGCACCTGCAAGTCCCCTTCATGGCGGACCTCGTCACGCTGGCTGACCCTACCAGCGAGTACAGTTTCCTGAACTACCTCAAACTCTCCGGGCGCCTTTACCCGTTCTACATTCGGGAGAACTTCTACGCTCTGCGCCGCGAGTACAGCGACTATCTCCGCTGGGCCGCGCACCGGCTGGACAGCGTGCACTTTTCCCACACCGTGACCGGCCTCGAATACGACGACGGCCGCTACCTCCTCACCGTGCAGTCACCGGACGGTGTCCGGCAGGTTGAAACCCGGCAGGTGGTGCTCGGCACGGGCACACAACCCTGGGTTCCTGACGCCGTCGAGCCGGCCGTGCAGGCGGCGGGCCAGGCGTTCCACAGCAGCGACTACACCCGTCGGCGCGCTGACCTAGACGGCGCGCGGCGCGCGGTCGTGGTGGGCAGCGGCCAGTCCGCCGCGGAGATCGTCGCCGACCTACTGGCCGGCTGGGTGGATGAGGCCCCGGGGCGGGAGCTGACGTGGATGACGCGCTCACCGCGCTTCTTCCCCCTGGAGTACACCAAGCTGACGCTGGAGATGACCTCCCCCGACTACATCGACCACTTTCACGGTTTGCCCGCGGACACGCGGGATCGCCTGGGCGCCGAGCAGCGTGGCCTGTACAAGGGCATCAATGCTGACCTCATCAACCAGATCCACGAACAGCTCTATCAACGCCACGTGGAACGGGGGCCGGGCACCGTGCGGCTCAAGACCGCGACGGCACTCGAGTCGCTGACCCAAGCGCCGGACGGCGGGCTGCGCCTCACCGTCACCGACGCGGACGACGGCGGCACGCAGCACATCGCGGCCGACGCCGCCGTGCTGGCCACGGGGTACCGCTACCGGGAGCCCGCCTTCCTCGCCGGCATCGCCGATCGCATCCACCGCGGGCCCGATGGCCGGTTCGCCGTCGACCGAGAATACGGGATCGGCGAGGGCCTTCTGGTGCAGAACGCCGAGTTACACACCCA from Zhihengliuella flava includes the following:
- a CDS encoding ATP-binding cassette domain-containing protein is translated as MPSRPLRNDSSLTFDHLGLTWPNGRNVFADLSVTLTGTVGVVGSNGLGKSALLRVAAGELRPTSGHVVAPQDVAYLPQHVARSRDRTVAHVLGVEQQLEALHRILAGSVPEDELDEAFHCVGDAWDLEEHLVALLGTYGVRASADLLVRPLASLSGGEATIAALAGLERRAAALTLCDEPTNNLDAVAQARFAETVEQWDAGTLVVATHDVAILRRVQTILELRPRRVRSMAADGVVVRQFGAAAAESAWEVYQRESEVERQAAERRVRDARAVVNAERQRRTAAETAMARRARAGREAADGLPKILANARRSDAEAAGGKLRAQLASRQERARAELEAAHESVPADLSISIDLPGTEIAAQRVVLDVALNSLRLPEGTRLDAADAYLSIRGPERVWVTGRNGVGKSTLLAQVAAGARVPLGWLRQQLDADGAWEGLRDDLTVAEQIATSGTQAQVRAQLARFHLRGDRVNDAVGQLSGGERFRVALARLLLADPAPQLLILDEPTNNLDHASVGQLVTALEGFGGAVVFVSHDEDFAQQLAPSRRWHLTSALV
- a CDS encoding pyridoxal phosphate-dependent decarboxylase family protein; this translates as MTEVNAAGDATRPHALGRLDAVVAEPHPLAAANQLLAGETVHQYIAESGAATLLAASAITGAQGPTTGPTPEALSHRIDAVDLGTPLGDTNAALAEAQHLYLDDAVYFHHPRYQAHLNCPVLIPAVAAEALVTSINSSLDTWDQSAGGTLIERRLTRWAADLIGFGPTADGIFTSGGTQSNLQALLIARNRAVAPRSGPLPQRLMGLRIYASTQAHFSIRNAATLLGLGEDAVVPVPTDAHRRLDAAALRAAVERDVAAGHTPMAIVATAGTTDFGAIDPLAACADLAAEHGAWFHVDAAYGCGLLISRRRDRLAGIERADSVTTDFHKSFFQPIGSSALLLADGTDFGHITHYADYLNPAAEAGTVPNQVDKSLQTTRRFDALKLWISLRSLGAEAMGALFDELIDLAETAADRVDAHPRLELAAPAQLSTVVFRFRPAAHDAGSPAALDALQDRIRAALYASGEAMVAATTVDGARHLKLTLLNPRARMADLEAVLEAVVAAGERLSQEVAA
- a CDS encoding lysine N(6)-hydroxylase/L-ornithine N(5)-oxygenase family protein; its protein translation is MMYDAVGIGAGPFNLGFAALADGAPELSVAVFEAAEDFAWHPGMMLPGTHLQVPFMADLVTLADPTSEYSFLNYLKLSGRLYPFYIRENFYALRREYSDYLRWAAHRLDSVHFSHTVTGLEYDDGRYLLTVQSPDGVRQVETRQVVLGTGTQPWVPDAVEPAVQAAGQAFHSSDYTRRRADLDGARRAVVVGSGQSAAEIVADLLAGWVDEAPGRELTWMTRSPRFFPLEYTKLTLEMTSPDYIDHFHGLPADTRDRLGAEQRGLYKGINADLINQIHEQLYQRHVERGPGTVRLKTATALESLTQAPDGGLRLTVTDADDGGTQHIAADAAVLATGYRYREPAFLAGIADRIHRGPDGRFAVDREYGIGEGLLVQNAELHTHGFTAPDLGMGAYRNSVILNRIAGREVYPVERRIAYQEFGSALPTHRLQESTP